In Yarrowia lipolytica chromosome 1F, complete sequence, a genomic segment contains:
- a CDS encoding uncharacterized protein (Compare to YALI0F30877g, similar to Saccharomyces cerevisiae CCS1 (YMR038C); ancestral locus Anc_2.600, similar to uniprot|P40202 Saccharomyces cerevisiae YMR038c LYS7 copper chaperone for superoxide dismutase) — MSFTTTFAVPLECESCCDSVKQALANVQGIESVDCKLVDQLISVTGTSAPSQIVKAVQNIGKDAIVRGTGQPNSAAVCILESHAPEDQAQPIKGLARIVSVSKTLALIDITLNGLPKGTYYPSIRTSGDISDAPQSLGGVYQALGSVEVNESDSASGLFSGQAFVKSETQISSLIGRGMAVSTSPDVVKPHALVGVIARSAGVWENDKTVCSCSGKTVWEERKDVQSKGLEGQL, encoded by the exons ATGTCATTTACT ACTACATTTGCTGTCCCTTTGGAATGTGAGTCCTGCTGTGATTCCGTCAAGCAGGCACTTGCAAACGTCCAGGGCATCGAGTCCGTTGACTGCAAGCTCGTGGATCAGCTTATCAGTGTCACTGGAACTTCTGCTCCGTCCCAGATTGTAAAGGCCGTCCAAAACATCGGCAAGGACGCCATTGTTCGAGGCACTGGACAGCCCAACTCGGCAGCCGTCTGCATTCTCGAAAGCCACGCCCCCGAAGACCAGGCCCAACCTATAAAGGGCCTTGCCCGAATCGTCAGTGTCTCCAAGACCCTTGCGCTCATCGATATCACCCTCAACGGTCTTCCCAAGGGCACATACTACCCCAGCATCCGTACCAGTGGAGACATCTCTGATGCGCCTCAGAGTCTAGGAGGCGTATACCAGGCGCTGGGCAGCGTGGAGGTGAACGAGTCTGACAGTGCATCTGGACTCTTTTCCGGCCAAGCATTTGTCAAGTCCGAGACCCAGATCTCCAGTCTTATTGGCCGGGGCATGGCTGTTTCTACAAGCCCAGACGTTGTCAAGCCTCACGCTCTGGTGGGTGTGATTGCACGAAGCGCTGGCGTGTGGGAGAATGATAAGACTGTGTGTTCCTGCAGCGGAAAGACAGTTTGGGAGGAGCGAAAGG